Proteins encoded by one window of Lathyrus oleraceus cultivar Zhongwan6 chromosome 1, CAAS_Psat_ZW6_1.0, whole genome shotgun sequence:
- the LOC127120614 gene encoding uncharacterized protein LOC127120614, with protein MNRGNQRERPCILEFDGASSGNPGKSGAGAVLRSGNEVHRYSKGLGTQTNNSAEYHGLLLGLKEASNKGYDHVEVRGDSKLVCEQFAGNWKVNNPNLRELRNEALDLKGNFKSVVVQHVPRGSNREADAQASWGKNLQAGQVEEDYYYD; from the exons atGAATCGTGGAAACCAGAGAGAG CGACCATGTATCCTCGAGTTTGACGGTGCATCCAGTGGAAATCCTGGAAAGTCTGGTGCAGGAGCTGTACTGCGTTCTGGGAATGAG GTCCATCGCTACAGTAAAGGACTGGGGACTCAAACAAATAACTCTGCCGAATATCACGGTTTACTTTTGGGATTGAAAGAAGCTAGTAACAAAGGGTATGATCATGTTGAAGTCCGAGGTGATTCTAAGCTTGTTTGCGAACAG TTTGCAGGTAATTGGAAAGTCAACAACCCGAATTTAAGGGAACTGCGCAATGAGGCTCTGGACTTGAAGGGTAACTTTAAGTCCGTCGTTGTCCAACATGTTCCTAGG GGATCTAACAGAGAAGCTGATGCTCAAGCAAGTTGGGGCAAAAATCTTCAAG CTGGCCAAGTTGAAGAAGACTATTACTACGACTGA